One Ahaetulla prasina isolate Xishuangbanna chromosome 10, ASM2864084v1, whole genome shotgun sequence genomic region harbors:
- the LOC131204211 gene encoding leucine-rich repeat and fibronectin type III domain-containing protein 1-like protein isoform X2: MEKLAFCLLMTSTVAVRALMCPMRCSCQRLSPSFTILCTKNGLLFVPPAIDRRTAELRLMDNFITTLRRKDFANMTDLIHLTLSRNTISHIMPYAFFDLKGLHALHLDSNRLTYIDEDHFKGLINLRHLILSNNQLHYISSGSFDDFIDIIEDLDLSYNNLVKVPWETVGRLSNANTISLDHNLIDFVPEGIFSDLHKLARLDMTSNQLRKIPPDPLFSRIPVYAKPKGIPLSSLVLSFGGNPLHCNCELVWLRRLTREDDLETCASPPELMGKYFWSIKEEEFVCEPPMITRRTAKQVIMEGQSVSLKCRAMGDPEPYMRWISPGGKLVSNTSRTNSYENGTLDILVTSMEDQGTYTCIASNAAGESTAPVELLVSPYPHLANSTNSGKDAETGPSDILIPAKSSFSNETKSRQERKVAIAELTSSSALIQWHSQHHIPGMRMFQIQYNSSADDILVYRMIPASSKSFFLTDLVAGRDYDLCVLAVYDDGVTSLTATLVVGCVQFTTEEAYRQCQSLHAQFLGGTMIIIIGGIIVASVLVFIFILLLKYKVYINHHKTKNPEVNNVCSQTNGSQSNSLVHSSSKLAEWIQQERSSSPLRGKTILDFNYERAAFTEASVLKNEAFP; encoded by the exons ATGGAAAAGTTGGCCTTCTGCCTTCTGATGACGAGCACCGTGGCTGTGAGGGCCCTGATGTGTCCCATGCGCTGCAGCTGCCAGAGGTTGTCCCCATCTTTCACCATTCTCTGCACCAAGAACGGGCTGCTCTTTGTTCCTCCTGCCATTGACCGACGGACAGCAGAACTCCGACTGATGGATAATTTCATCACGACTTTGCgaaggaaggattttgcaaatatGACGGACCTGATCCATTTAACACTGTCACGAAACACAATCAGTCATATTATGCCTTATGCATTTTTTGATCTCAAAGGTCTTCATGCATTACACCTGGATAGTAACCGACTCACCTATATTGATGAGGATCACTTCAAAGGGTTGATCAACCTTCGCCACTTAATTCTCAGTAACAACCAGTTACATTATATTTCATCTGGATCTTTTGATGATTTCATTGACATAATCGAGGATCTGGATCTATCCTATAATAATCTTGTTAAGGTCCCCTGGGAAACTGTTGGGAGGCTTTCAAATGCCAATACTATTAGTTTGGATCATAACCTCATAGATTTTGTTCCTGAAGGCATCTTCTCTGACCTTCACAAACTGGCTCGGCTGGACATGACTTCTAATCAGCTGAGGAAGATCCCCCCCGACCCTCTTTTCTCCCGCATCCCTGTCTATGCCAAGCCCAAGGGCATCCCTCTATCTTCTCTGGTATTGAGCTTTGGAGGGAACCCACTACACTGCAACTGTGAGCTAGTGTGGCTACGGCGCCTGACTAGGGAAGACGACCTGGAAACCTGTGCCTCCCCACCCGAGCTGATGGGCAAGTATTTCTGGTCTATTAAGGAAGAGGAATTTGTCTGTGAACCACCAATGATTACTCGCAGAACGGCAAAGCAAGTGATCATGGAAGGCCAGAGTGTTTCCTTGAAGTGTAGAGCAATGGGTGATCCAGAACCATACATGCGCTGGATTTCACCAGGAGGAAAATTGGTCTCCAACACTTCCCGAACAAATTCCTATGAGAATGGGACTTTGGACATTTTAGTGACTTCCATGGAAGACCAAGGCACGTATACTTGTATAGCATCCAATGCTGCAGGGGAGTCCACTGCACCAGTTGAACTTCTGGTCAGCCCATATCCTCATCTTGCTAACAGCACAAATTCTGGCAAAGACGCAGAGACGGGTCCATCAGATATTCTCATCCCAGCCAAGTCCAGCTTCTCTAATGAAACCAAATCTCGCCAAGAGAGGAAAGTGGCCATTGCTGAGCTGACCTCGTCCTCTGCCCTCATCCAGTGGCATTCGCAGCACCATATTCCTGGGATGCGAATGTTCCAGATCCAGTACAACAGCTCTGCTGATGACATCCTGGTGTACAG GATGATCCCGGCTTCTAGCAAATCTTTCTTCCTGACCGACCTGGTTGCTGGGCGGGACTATGATCTGTGTGTCCTTGCTGTTTATGATGATGGTGTGACTTCTCTGACAGCGACCCTGGTGGTAGGGTGTGTGCAGTTCACCACGGAGGAGGCATACCGGCAGTGTCAGTCCCTCCACGCACAGTTTCTTGGTGGAACCATGATTATTATCATCGGAGGCATCATTGTGGCATCTGTCCTTGTTTTTATCTTCATACTTCTGCTGAAATACAAAGTTTACATCAACCACCACAAAACCAAAAACCCTGAAGTGAATAACGTTTGCTCTCAAACCAATGGTAGTCAGAGTAACTCTCTGGTACATTCCagttccaaactggctgaatggaTCCAGCAAGAACGTTCAAGCTCACCACTCAGAGGCAAAACTATACTAGACTTTAACTACGAACGAGCAGCCTTTACAGAAGCGTCTGTTTTAAAAAACGAAGCCTTTCCGTAA
- the LOC131204211 gene encoding leucine-rich repeat and fibronectin type III domain-containing protein 1-like protein isoform X1, translating into MLNPPVPVTPRCHLYLTMEKLAFCLLMTSTVAVRALMCPMRCSCQRLSPSFTILCTKNGLLFVPPAIDRRTAELRLMDNFITTLRRKDFANMTDLIHLTLSRNTISHIMPYAFFDLKGLHALHLDSNRLTYIDEDHFKGLINLRHLILSNNQLHYISSGSFDDFIDIIEDLDLSYNNLVKVPWETVGRLSNANTISLDHNLIDFVPEGIFSDLHKLARLDMTSNQLRKIPPDPLFSRIPVYAKPKGIPLSSLVLSFGGNPLHCNCELVWLRRLTREDDLETCASPPELMGKYFWSIKEEEFVCEPPMITRRTAKQVIMEGQSVSLKCRAMGDPEPYMRWISPGGKLVSNTSRTNSYENGTLDILVTSMEDQGTYTCIASNAAGESTAPVELLVSPYPHLANSTNSGKDAETGPSDILIPAKSSFSNETKSRQERKVAIAELTSSSALIQWHSQHHIPGMRMFQIQYNSSADDILVYRMIPASSKSFFLTDLVAGRDYDLCVLAVYDDGVTSLTATLVVGCVQFTTEEAYRQCQSLHAQFLGGTMIIIIGGIIVASVLVFIFILLLKYKVYINHHKTKNPEVNNVCSQTNGSQSNSLVHSSSKLAEWIQQERSSSPLRGKTILDFNYERAAFTEASVLKNEAFP; encoded by the exons gtGCCATCTATATCTTACCATGGAAAAGTTGGCCTTCTGCCTTCTGATGACGAGCACCGTGGCTGTGAGGGCCCTGATGTGTCCCATGCGCTGCAGCTGCCAGAGGTTGTCCCCATCTTTCACCATTCTCTGCACCAAGAACGGGCTGCTCTTTGTTCCTCCTGCCATTGACCGACGGACAGCAGAACTCCGACTGATGGATAATTTCATCACGACTTTGCgaaggaaggattttgcaaatatGACGGACCTGATCCATTTAACACTGTCACGAAACACAATCAGTCATATTATGCCTTATGCATTTTTTGATCTCAAAGGTCTTCATGCATTACACCTGGATAGTAACCGACTCACCTATATTGATGAGGATCACTTCAAAGGGTTGATCAACCTTCGCCACTTAATTCTCAGTAACAACCAGTTACATTATATTTCATCTGGATCTTTTGATGATTTCATTGACATAATCGAGGATCTGGATCTATCCTATAATAATCTTGTTAAGGTCCCCTGGGAAACTGTTGGGAGGCTTTCAAATGCCAATACTATTAGTTTGGATCATAACCTCATAGATTTTGTTCCTGAAGGCATCTTCTCTGACCTTCACAAACTGGCTCGGCTGGACATGACTTCTAATCAGCTGAGGAAGATCCCCCCCGACCCTCTTTTCTCCCGCATCCCTGTCTATGCCAAGCCCAAGGGCATCCCTCTATCTTCTCTGGTATTGAGCTTTGGAGGGAACCCACTACACTGCAACTGTGAGCTAGTGTGGCTACGGCGCCTGACTAGGGAAGACGACCTGGAAACCTGTGCCTCCCCACCCGAGCTGATGGGCAAGTATTTCTGGTCTATTAAGGAAGAGGAATTTGTCTGTGAACCACCAATGATTACTCGCAGAACGGCAAAGCAAGTGATCATGGAAGGCCAGAGTGTTTCCTTGAAGTGTAGAGCAATGGGTGATCCAGAACCATACATGCGCTGGATTTCACCAGGAGGAAAATTGGTCTCCAACACTTCCCGAACAAATTCCTATGAGAATGGGACTTTGGACATTTTAGTGACTTCCATGGAAGACCAAGGCACGTATACTTGTATAGCATCCAATGCTGCAGGGGAGTCCACTGCACCAGTTGAACTTCTGGTCAGCCCATATCCTCATCTTGCTAACAGCACAAATTCTGGCAAAGACGCAGAGACGGGTCCATCAGATATTCTCATCCCAGCCAAGTCCAGCTTCTCTAATGAAACCAAATCTCGCCAAGAGAGGAAAGTGGCCATTGCTGAGCTGACCTCGTCCTCTGCCCTCATCCAGTGGCATTCGCAGCACCATATTCCTGGGATGCGAATGTTCCAGATCCAGTACAACAGCTCTGCTGATGACATCCTGGTGTACAG GATGATCCCGGCTTCTAGCAAATCTTTCTTCCTGACCGACCTGGTTGCTGGGCGGGACTATGATCTGTGTGTCCTTGCTGTTTATGATGATGGTGTGACTTCTCTGACAGCGACCCTGGTGGTAGGGTGTGTGCAGTTCACCACGGAGGAGGCATACCGGCAGTGTCAGTCCCTCCACGCACAGTTTCTTGGTGGAACCATGATTATTATCATCGGAGGCATCATTGTGGCATCTGTCCTTGTTTTTATCTTCATACTTCTGCTGAAATACAAAGTTTACATCAACCACCACAAAACCAAAAACCCTGAAGTGAATAACGTTTGCTCTCAAACCAATGGTAGTCAGAGTAACTCTCTGGTACATTCCagttccaaactggctgaatggaTCCAGCAAGAACGTTCAAGCTCACCACTCAGAGGCAAAACTATACTAGACTTTAACTACGAACGAGCAGCCTTTACAGAAGCGTCTGTTTTAAAAAACGAAGCCTTTCCGTAA